In Aphelocoma coerulescens isolate FSJ_1873_10779 chromosome 20, UR_Acoe_1.0, whole genome shotgun sequence, the genomic window TAATTGTTTGTATTCTAAAACTCACAGTATTTATGCAACTTAATTTTTTACAGCCCTGTAACTTAAGGGTTTAAATAGCTTTCacagtgtttgttttaaattactatGATGTCAAATACACgaggagaaagaaaaacgtaacaggaaaacaggaaaaatagcaAACATGAACACTAAAACTCCATAAATTTGTTGAATATGTCAATTCTAatgcagtgttttaaaataagaatgATTTAAATAACTGGGTTTGATGGAGAAATGTTTTTACTCAATGCATCTCAAAACCCAGAAGCAGACTCTGTATCCTGACACccatttaaacaaaaaacaaaacaatggaaaaagcacttaaaaacattgattttaacattttttaagGATTGAATCAGTCCTCCCCGTTTATAAAATGTCTACATTTATGTCTGCATAAATAcctttcaaacaaaaaaaaacatataaaaaaaCAGTTGAATTAAGTATTTAATGCTTTTTCAGCATATTATTAGAAGATGAAGCATTCCCAAGTCATTTGTCTCACTAAATCACGAGGTCATACGAAACAAACTTTATCTAAACTTTAATATTAAGCAAATGCAAAGAGCACAGGGCAAACAGAACGTTTAGAGGTGCACTGATGCAGTCCTAAATGCAATGGCaggaagaaacagcaaaaagcaAAACGAGTTGTTACAACAAAATGCACAGCCAAGTATGTGCTAATGGGGTCTCAGTGAGCTGAGCTGACATTTCACAGGCTTTTTCCAGGCATCATCATAATTCCCCTTTCCTCTAGAGTTTACTTTGTTAATTGAGATGGACTATCTTAGGCTTACAACAATTTTCTGTTAAGTAATATCCTTAAAAGCATCCACGAAGGTGCTTGAAAATCcctatttgttaaaaaaaattcctacaACTTCATCCTCCAGATTTAGAAAACCTGTGCGTAACATAAGAAATGCTGAGTTTCAAAGACATTCTGCTAACATAAAATACCTATCATGGCACTCTTGCATAATAAGACTCAAGGGCAAGATAGTCCCAGACTGGGTTATGGACAGTGGACATTCCCAACGGGATCTCTTGCTCCTCAAGGGCAGAAGGAAACCTGGGATAATAATCCTTGCCAGCAGACAGGGGTGAGAGGATCCTCCTAAACAACAAATTTCATATCCAGTGGCACTGAGAGCTGCAATTCCAGCCCTAAATCTGGTAAAACACTACCACAACGCCACTGCTTTCATTCCATAATATCCCCTGAGGCTGAAAGATGTCAAATTCTGTTGCTGCAGGCCAGGCttcatcattcagccattccccaTAAACATGTTCACACTGCAGAGGAATTGCTGCCTCTTACCTGATTATGGGGTGTTTGTGTACTTTATGCTGCCATAAAAATACAGTTTCTAGATGTCACACAGTCCAGTAGGAAAAAATCCATAGTAAACACTTAACAGCCCGAAACAGCCCCAGAAGCTATTACTTGAAGGGTAATAAAAATTCAAGTGTATGAAACAAGCAGGTTCCAGCTTGGCTCCCTAGAACTACACTTTGCAACctgtatttaaggaaaaaacctgccAAGCACCCTCATTCTGGACAGATTCAGAGAATATTCCAAGTTGGAAagcacccacaaggatcactgagtccagctcTCAAGTCAATGATCTGTAGAGGGACTGAACCCACAATCTTGGTGTTGTTTTATATTTTAGCAGGTATAAAACGCCAAATATTTCTACAGCTGCCCACTGTCTTTAGTGTAATTCTTACATGCAGAATGAACCTTCCCTGTGACATCCCAGAGATCTCGTAACATTCACTAATTCAGAGGAATCTCAATGTTCCTCCTGCAATTATTCCCTCAGAATAAAGAGTTTGTCCGAGTCCAGCTCCACAGAAATCAGTGTTTCCCCAATTCCAGCCCCTGGGTATGTAATGGTCCTCCTGGAAACCCTCCCTGGGCTCAGGCACAGGATGTATTTCATTTTTACTGCAAAACTCCTGCTTTTCACCTTGCAGTGGCATCCCtgttctgctgctttctgcacaGCATCGAAAGGTTGACACGGACTGgatttgctgcagctttttgttCAGATGGATGGAACGCTCCCATCAAGGTTGTTTACCCAGTAAATGGATCCCTGAGGAGCTCGAAGGCAAAAATATTCTCCTGGGAGCTGATTTCCTCATGTTTTTCTTTGAGCTGCTGACAGAACATCCCGGGAAAATGGACGAGTCCTCCACCTAACATACAACTCCCCTTTCTGGAATGCTCAGTGGAAAAGAGGCACCATTCCAGCATGAAATCCAGTGCATACCAGTATGGACCAAAAGATAAATACATTCTTTCCCATAAGCCTAAAAGGATCTTAAAAATGTGGGAATATGGAGTATCCCTTTGCTTGGTTCAATTTGTGTTCTTAAATTTCTTGAAATTTTATGTCTTGTTGCTACTTTAACTACAATGCCCTCTTTATTTTCAAGCTTTTAAGGGAGATActgattttttaataaaaagaagtattttccaCTTCTTTCTAATGAAAACCTTGAGGCTTCTAACCACAGCAGCATTCCTTTAATGGAACTACCTTTATAAGAATCTATGTTTCTCTGTTCCCATGTAAAGCCAAATACGACATGATTTTGACAGctgcaaaatgcaaaatatttcaaggTGAAATgagaattttgtttaaaaaatcattgactaaaagaagagaaaattaattacctttaaaataaaatgaaaatctgtTAGAATTTAACTATTAAGCTTAATGGCAGTCGATGGACCTTCTCCTTGGTATTTTTCTCTAGGAATTTTGATACCAAATGCTTCAAGGACAAAGACTTCATGTAATTGCTGTGGGATTCAGGACTGCTGCACTCTCATTCTTCTGACTTTTCAACAAGGtaaaagtaaggaaaaaaccACAATGGAAAAACTCCTGTGCCAATATACTGTAAATTGGTTATTTCTGAATGCCAGTACTGGCAGTTGTGTCTTTAGCTCAGGCTATGCACATATGCCAAAAATAAGAAATGAGAGTTGTCCCCATGTTCAGTTTTCCAAAGCACTAACACAAAGAtgtcagagggaaaaaaaaaaaaaatctcagagtcagaaacatttgctgactTTATAAGGATAAAATCCAGTGTATTTTGTGGATTACGTTTTAGTCTCTTCCTTCTGTTTATTTAATAAGTTTTCTGTTGATTTAATTTACTGAATTCTGATCCTCTGGCGGAACTTCAGGTTTCCCAAGCCTTGAGGAAatctcagcagcagctgttcctcagcactcAGAGCTCACTTCTTCCCTGGGGCCCTGGGCTCACCCAcaacctcagagcacagaaAACTCCCACCTGATGGGCTGAGCCCTGCCTTGGGCAAGCAGTGAAGAATTCAAAAAAGCCGTTTTGGGTTCTTTTCTATCATTTTGAGATAGTTTTGTCCTGGAAAGACAAAATTCCTACCTCACGGCTGTGCATTCCCAGGGGCTGAGTGCACTTAGCATGGGCACACACAGATGCTCCTGGTAGTAATCCCAGCATTTCTAAATGCAGCACTAACATGgcatccattaaaaaaaataaacagaaaggtTCTCTTGCTCGCTCTATCTCGCTTTTCCTTGCAGATGATCTGAATGTTTAATTGGACTATGCTAAGAAGACAGGATCTGGAAATAAAAGATGAACCCACTTCATGCAAAGAAATCAAGATTTTTAGTGTGCATTGCTGTCTGTACATTCATCTACACCTTCTTCTACCTAAAGGTTCCACTTTATGAAGAGCCAAATGGCCAAAAATTCCGAGTCAAAAAAGCGGAGTGTGGTTTTTACCCAGATGAGCTTTGCTCAGCTCTTTTTGTGGGGAAACCTGCAGCCTTTAGAATTGGAAACTTTTGTCAGAAGTCCTACCAGCCCAAACCACTCAGCTGCATTCACacttcctgcagctgctccacagTCCTGAAGACTCTGCATTTCATCACCAGACCCCTGTCAGATGAAGAAGGAAATTTCTCCTTGGCGTACATTATTACAATTCACAAGGAGCTGGAAATGTTTGTGAGGCTGCTAAGAGCTATTTATATGCCTCAGAATATTTactgcatccatattgatgaaAAGTCACCCAGAGATTATAAAACTGCTGTACAGAACATCGTtaactgctttgaaaatatttttatttcctcaaaAAGAGAACGTGTTGTTTATGCAGGGTTTTCAAGATTACAAGCTGATATTAACTGCATGAGAGACCTCATTAACTCCAAAGTTCAGTGGAATTATGTTATTAACCTGTGTGGTCAAGATTACCCCctgaaaacaaataaagaaattataCAATACATAAAAAGTAAGTGGAATGGTAAAAATATCACTCCTGGGATAGTCCAACCACTTCACATGAAACACAGGACAGAGGTCAGCTACAGGGAATACATCCATTCTGGAGTGCCATACGTGTATCCAGCAAAGATCAGGAAAGCTCAACCTCCTCATAACCTGACAATATATTTTGGCAGTGCCTATTACATCCTCACTAAAGACTTTGTGGAGTTCACACTGAGTGATGCCCGGGCAAAAGCTCTGCTGGAGTGGTCAAGGGACACCTACAGCCCTGATGAGCACTACTGGGTCACCCTCAATCGTTTACCTGGTAAGAGTTTGTCATTTCTGCCACAAATAACCCCAGCAGGGCAAGGCCTCGGGCAGGGAGAGGCTTTGAGCTCCAACTCGGAGCTTAACAGCGCTGAATTGCAGAAATAAAGTAATTTCTTCAGCTTTGGTGCTGCCCTTTTGAAAAGTCACATCTGGTGGCTGAGAAACAAAGCTTGATTGCAGGgaagtgctgctgcagtgcagacCATGAGCTAGAAAAACGCTGGCTAAAAAGTTTCTTTGCTGCATGAAAGCTTTTGCTCTCAAGGAATAAAAAGAGCAGTAATACTGACAATGATCTCTGTTCTTACAACATAAATATCTGCAAATAAAGCCATAATCTGACTACAGTTAAATGTCTTCAGCAGTGAAAATTTTCCCTGTAATAAGTAAAAAAGAATCTTATCAGagccttttgtttttaaagatgcTCCAGGGGCTACACCCAATGCAGGCTGGCAAGGAGACCTAAGAGCCATTAAATGGAAAGATCAAGAAGGAGCCTCACACAAGGGCTGCAAAGGTGATGTGAATTTTGATCGTGAACTCAAGCTTGATTCACTGATGAGCATTAATTGGTGATTACATATTATTTAAACCAGCTATTAAATGTGCCTCAGTGGtcatatataatttattttggaaGTATTGAATAAAACAAGGCACCCTATAAATTATTGCACCATATCCATTGAAGGAGATATACATTATATTAATATGTTAGTTACATATTTTCTATAATAAAATATTACTGATATTTGGAGATGAACACAATATCCATACACTGACAACCCTTCCTGCAGCCCCTAATTACCAGGGCACTGATTTGACTGAGCAGTTGTCAGTGGAGGGGCTTTACCTGACAAGGATGTTTGTCAGGTACTTCCATCAACATTGGGTTAAATCCCTTCAATTt contains:
- the LOC138121095 gene encoding beta-1,3-galactosyl-O-glycosyl-glycoprotein beta-1,6-N-acetylglucosaminyltransferase 7-like, with amino-acid sequence MNPLHAKKSRFLVCIAVCTFIYTFFYLKVPLYEEPNGQKFRVKKAECGFYPDELCSALFVGKPAAFRIGNFCQKSYQPKPLSCIHTSCSCSTVLKTLHFITRPLSDEEGNFSLAYIITIHKELEMFVRLLRAIYMPQNIYCIHIDEKSPRDYKTAVQNIVNCFENIFISSKRERVVYAGFSRLQADINCMRDLINSKVQWNYVINLCGQDYPLKTNKEIIQYIKSKWNGKNITPGIVQPLHMKHRTEVSYREYIHSGVPYVYPAKIRKAQPPHNLTIYFGSAYYILTKDFVEFTLSDARAKALLEWSRDTYSPDEHYWVTLNRLPDAPGATPNAGWQGDLRAIKWKDQEGASHKGCKGHYIRDICIYGLGDLQWIIESPHLFANKFEPARNPLAMECLERRLRLKALRQAQAPIEEHWRLQEHSHFNMQLDV